GCATAGGATTTTTATGCCTCTCTCAAGTGTTTTGTGGGGGTATTTGACTACTGGAACATGgttatgattttgtttctttaaattagGGCTCAGATGATGAAGATGAAAGTCAGAaagttcctcctcctccagaaaCTCCAATGCCACCACCTCTTCCTCCCACGCCGGATCAGGTCATTGTGCGGAAAGACTACGATCCCAAAGGTAGATCAAGCTGGCAAAGATCAACTGTATTTCTTAATGAATAATCACAAAGGTGTTTGTTTCTAGGCTGCGTTGTCTGGTGGTGTGCTTTTAACAGCgtggttttgcttttccagcttcAAAACCATTACCGCCTGCCCCAGCTCCAGATGAGTATCTTGTTTCCCCCATCACTGGGGAGAAAATTCCTGCCAGTAAAATGCAAGAACACATGCGAATTGGTCTCCTGGATCCTCGATGGCTGGAGCAGCGCGATCGCTCTATCCGTGAAAAACAGAGCGACGACGAGGTCTACGCCCCAGGTCAGCTTGTGCATCTGACAAGGCTTGCAAGTTCCTCTTCCTAAATTCCCTGTGTGAACATTTTAGCGTGACTCCGCTCCCCCGAGTTCCCACTGATAGGGACTATCTTAAATGTAGCTTTCTGTATTACGTCCTTAGTGTTATGATTATGCTGATACTTTTGTTGCTGGTACATTGAAGCCTTTCTGCGAAGATAAAGGCAGAGAGCATTAGCTGCTGCTGGCCAGTTGTCAGTTGCAGTCCCTTTCTGAAAAGAGCAGCTCTAAGCCATTAGGTACCAAACAGTTTAAAGATCATTAAAAGAGTCTTTATCCTTGATTATATCACTtagaggaagaatttcttcttgcttgCAGGTTTGGATATCGAAAGCAGCTtgaagcagctggcagagcGCCGTACCGATATCTTTGGTGTGGAAGAAACTGCCATCGGTAAAAAGATCGGTGAAGAGGAAATTCAGAAACCAGAGGAAAAGGTAGAGTGGAAACTGCTTCAACAGGTTTCTGTGTTATGAATGCCCAGGATCCTTTTTGACCTTGTTATTGTTGTAAAACTGCTGTCCTGATCTGTCTGTAGTTCTCATCGTTGTCTGCCCAGGCTGGGGttactctctcttttttttcctgacaggtGACCTGGGATGGCCACTCCGGCAGCATGGCCCGCAcacagcaggctgctcaggcCAATATTACTCTTCAAGAGCAAATTGAAGCTATCCACAAGGCCAAGGGACTGGTGCCAGAAGATGACAGCAAGGAGAAGATCGGTCCCAGCAAACCCAACGAAATGCCCCAGCCGCCCCCTCCTTCATCAGCATCGAATCCCCCGCCAAGTGCTCAGCCTATCACTTCTGTGCCTCGCCCACCCACAGTAAGTGCTGGGGCTTCCAAAAGTAAAGCGACTGTGGCCATGGATCATTGGAAGGGAGTCCTGACAGAGCTCAAGGGTTATAGCAGGGCAATGGCTAGGAACAGGGTTTGAGAGAAGTTAGCATTCCAAACTGCTCTTAAGTCTTCAGAGGATCCCTATTAAACTTGCtgttaaaaattgaaaatgaggTATAGGTGGAGTTTTTCACCCTTAGCAGTATCAAGAAGACTTGATCAGTTGCACAGGGGAAGAGCCTGGGTGGTGACACCTTGGGGGAAGGAAATATGGCTAACAAATAAATTGATTGGGAccttttaattttacatttaaaaaaaaaagaagacatgaTGCGGAAAAACTAAGAAGTGGCAAGTAAGGAATGTTCACGGATGACTCATTGCCCCATGTGCTCCTGGAGTGAGGGTTTTGCTGCGACTCCTCTGAGATTGCTGCACGTCTCTCAGTCCCTGAGTGGTGAGGGAAGGAAGAACTGCTTGATGTGTTAATGAGGTTTCTGTGCCTGTTTGCAGGAAGCTCTGGGCTGGCCATACGGTGGGCTTGTTAAGGCTCCCAGCAGGTCTTTGCCCAGCAGAAATCCTCACTGTGTTGCCCTGGTGATTTTAATTTAATCGGAActgtgagcagcactgggaTGCTCATTCCTGCGTGCACCTGCTAAGAAAAAATGCCCTTCTCTCTGCAGATGCCTCCTCCTGTTcgtgctgctgttgtttctgcCGTTCCTGTCATGCCTCGTCCCCCGATGACCTCCGTGGTCCGTTTACCTCCAGGGTCTGTCATAGCCACCCCCATGCCACCAATAATCCACACCCCACGGATCAACGTTGTCCCCATGCCTCCATCTGCTCCTCCCATCATGAGCCCTCGCCCACCTCCCATGATAGTACCAACGGGTCAGTGACTTCAGCTCTTTCCAGTTAATTCTCAGTTGATTCCTGTCTGACTGTGGGCTTGGGGCTTgattcctttttccctttgtgtctGTAATAATGGTGTATAGTTGGCACTGCAAGCCATAAACCTCTCAtctttaaggatttttttaacGTTTAGTGTGACTTACCTGGTAGTATGGCTTCTGGGATCAAGTCTTCTGCTCCAGTGTGAGAGTTCTGTCATTGGTGGGACACTTCATCTACGTGTCCCTGGGAGCCTGACCAGGTGAACACTACAAATCCATCCTTTCTAAGAGGAACCAGAGTAAAGTGGATGTGCCAGCACCTCTCTGAGTGTCGCAGTTTGTTAGGGAAGTTGCTGCTGCCGGAGGAAAAGCCGTTATCTGGTGCTGGCTCCATTCCTTGTAGTGGCTTCATAgcattgtgggtttttttaagttATGAAGCACAACataaaaacacttctgtttggtttttttctcttttcctttctatttaaattgaggtgctggcactgctgtaCGCCAGATCgagagcattttcttttcttcgCAAAATCTGCAGGAAGCTCCCATtctgcttgttgtttttttttcctggactCTTTCCCGATGTGGATGATCTGATGTTTTGAAGTTTGCATGGTACCGTTGGCTATATTAACTTCTTGCATGAATGgtggcatttattttcagtctttattaGTCTGCTAAAAGAACTTGTGTAAGGGAATATCTGCTGTATTCTCAGTGGATGACTGTGCGTTGTGCTTTCCCTTATCCCGTTCCAGCATTTGTTCCAGCACCTCCCGTGGCTCCAGTTCCTTCCCCAGCACCGATGCCTCCCGTTCACCCACCACCACCTATGGAGGATGAGCCAGTTTCAAAGAAACTGAAGAGTGAGGACAGCCTGATTCCAGAGGAGGAGTTTCTGCGCAGGAACAAGGTATGTGTGTGAATGTCCTTGTTGGGAAGTAGAGTCCTGCCCCCCTGGCTGTTCAGCCTCCTGAGCTCAAAGGGGTTGTAAAGTCCATTGAGAACACGGAGGGGAGCTGATGTGcaagaatttcaaaagaaagtgaCTTGGTGAGATGGCTCCTTCCTACTGTCATACCTGAGTAAACTGAGCTGCCCTATATTGTACTAGAAGGAGCaatgcagtgctgcacacagATGGTGTTCCTCTGTAATTAAGGGCAGTGAGATACAGGGTTATAGTAATGTAAAGAAGAGATAATGCTGATAAGCTTTTAAGTAGAAGTCTGCTAAGCTGGAGGTGCAAGGAGATTTAGGATATCAATGTCAACGTGGTAGTATGGCAGTGTAATATCTTCCATAACATGAGTGAAATGTTAGACTGAATTCCTTTCTGAGTAACGTCATGTTGGGTTGGGTCTTAAGCCCTTTAGGAAGGGAGTGCTGTTCTCCTGGACACTTGTTTGCATTATGAAACCATCTCTTTAATACTGTGTACATTCATTCCAAAATACTCTTGACTCCCTGCGATGCTTGGTGAGTGGCCCACAAAAGAGGAGACAAATGGGAGAAATCCAGCttaaggttttgttttggtaaCAGTGAAGTGACTTTCTCAGTACTGAGACAAACAACACTGCTGCGTTCACTGGGAGTTCAAGATATGTGATTAGTATTGGGCAGGTCTATAAATACTTTGCTGCTCTTATCACAGTCCTGAGACTCCTTGCCTGTGAGAGACCTTATCATTGTTTCCCGTAGGGCCCAGTCACAGTCAAAGTCCAGGTCCCCAACATGCAGGACAAGACGGAATGGAAGCTGAATGGCCAAGTGTTGGTGTTCACCCTGCCACTGTCAGACCAGGTATGTAGCTTATTAACCTGGCCTTTACCCCTTGCTGTGTTCTTGTGCGTTTCCATGTTGAGAACAGTGGGTGACCTGCGTGACAGGAGCTGTAAAACTCTGGATGTTTCCCACGCTGTGGCTTCTTGCCAGGCAGGGTTGTGTGGTAGAGATCTTGATGCTGGCCATCTGTAGAGTGGGGAAAAATCTGAGCAAGGTTTTTGTTTCTCCCTAGGTGTCTGTCATAAAGGTTAAGATCCACGAGGCCACAGGGATGCCAGCTGGGAAACAGAAGCTGCAGTATGAGGTGGGTATAAGCCCTTCAAATGCTGtttgtatttcagtgctttctcaCACTGAAAtggactttttctttttaaaagttgtaCCCACTGAGACATAGGAAAGAGCAGAGGGAATGGATTTTTTGCCTGTGCAGCACACTTGGTTACATTACTGTGCACTGTTGGTGCAGGACAGACTTCTAATAGTGGCACCAGTGCAACTTCAGTTTGTCACTGTTGAAGATGAGGCCTCAAGGCTTGATGGCATTCTCTGAAATTCAGCCTATTTTGTGTGGGGCTGCTtggttgtggggttttttgtttgtttgtttttaaatgcagcagCTTACCCTTGTTCTGCCAGGAGCTCTGGAGGTGTGCAAGAGTACACTGAAACCCTGGGAGCTCTAAAACAATGAAGGGAGGAAGTTTCTTGAGACTGGAGCTTTTAGAAATGCACTGCTCCTTTTTAGTAACTTGTTTTCAGTCATGCATGTGCACAGCTCAACCTGCTGCCTAAGCAGTGAACTTTGAGCTCTTGCATCCTTTGGAATTAGTCTGTGGGCAGATAATATTAACCCTTAGCAAGAAGTAAACCTTAACTAATTctgtaaagaacaaaaaaagggaggaggggATCTAAATGGCTTCATTTGTGACTGATTCTATCTGTTGGTTTGTAGAGAGCAATTGTATATCATCTGCTTATGCTCTTTTGTAATTCCCAGCATACCCACCTCTTCCTGTGCCAGTTTTCTGAGACACTGGGATCTCTCCAGGCTTTTTCAAAGCCTGCAGCACTCTTCTCATCACCCTGTTTTGAGAGTAGTGTCAGGAAGGCTTTGTCTGTGTGTGGCTTTGTGGGAACGGACCGTTAAGGTTTCTGCTGTgactgtgtctttttttttttttgtcttccccACAGGGCATCTTCATCAAGGATTCAAACTCCCTGGCTTATTACAACATGACAAGTGGCTCTCTGATTCACCTGGCACTCAAAGAAAgaggaggcagaaagaaatagGAGCCCTGGAGTCCGGAGATGTAACAGGGCTCCTTTGCCACTTGTGTAACCCCAACCATTCAAATCCTCCAGCCTTTTAGGGGCCACTGTGACAAGCTGTAGACTGCCTACCAACTCTAGGTTAGAAAGGGAGACCATGAACCCAGTGCCTGGGTGGCTGATGAGAGGGGGAAGTTGATAGAGCCCTGGAAGCTGTATACATGTAGTGAGCTAGTATGTAGCTGCAGCAGTCTGTTAGTGATCAGCGCTTAGCTAGAATGATGGTGTCCAGGTTTGCTGTCTCCACTGAATTTCCTAGTGAAGCAACATTGAGGTCATGCCCAGCTTAGTCTAGATCCATCTTTATTTAAGGGATTTATACTGACCAAGAACATCATCTGTCTGACTGCAGTATTTGCTGCTTCacttaaccttttttttcctaattgaaaattcatttcttgaTATACTTATTAAGCcctttgttctttctgtctcaTATCTCTCTGCAAGAGCCTCTTGCACTGACCCTGACTTGGAGTTTTATCCTCAGTATGAGTCTGCATGGCTATCGGTTGTGATAAAGGAGATCTGGGGTTGCATGCTAAGCAGCTTCATGCTTGTTCTGTACAGCCTgtgatttgttttaataaacCTCTCAGTGCGGGATCCTGTTTGTGGCAGCTCTCACTCCTTGGGATTTAGGCTTTTTGGATGCACTTTGTTCTCTCTGGTGCTAGATATTTGATGGGGAAATGCTGGCTTTCATAGTCAGAGAGTTTATTCTAGGAAATGCTTGTATTTCATACAATAGGCTGCAAGAAAAGGATTTTGTTAATTTCCTTAGTGCTGCAGTTATTTCTGAGCATAACACAGCTGTGTGTACTAATGTCTGTGTCTGCACAGGGGAGTAGAGAGAAGATTTGGGGGCTTATGCCTAATCAGTGTGAGCTCTCTTGGAAATTGTGCCTTATCCTTCCTGTTGTGCAGTTAGCTAGCATCTCTtggttctgggcagcctatAGATCCAGAAGATACATCATGATTTTACCTTCagtcagggctgtgctgcagtttgaTGTGCACACGGCACAAACACCGTGAGGCCGAGTTAAGCTGCAGGTGGGTATGCTCGGTGGCCAAGGAAGGTTGCTTGTCTGCTGCTGCCCTAGCAGCCCTGTGATTTGGGCACCTCAGCTCTTTTGGGACAATCCAAAAGCACGGATTATTGGTTTTAATTCTGGGGGGAGATGtggctgttttttgttgttgttgttgttgtttttttgtttgttttgtttttaattggaGGTGCTCGGGCATTACAGGAACATCCTGTTTACCTTACTTTGCACTCAGGGGGGAGAGAGCAAtgaagcaggagggaagagaCAACATCCTCCACCCCGCCCGGAGCTCCCTGCTTGCAGGCAGTGAGGAAGTGCGGCGCTGTCAGAGGCCTGGCACCAGCCCAGTGCAGGTGGCTGTGGTTCTGCTCCCAGCTGACAGCTGCCCATGTGTCCGCAGCAACGCAGCCCGCTCCCCTCcgtgctgcaggatgctgaaTTATCACCGGCACACGTGAGCAGGCCGTTGGGGCGGGTGGTGGAtgtgctcctgccctgcaggaaGGCGTGCTGTAAGCACTTTCCTTTGGCACTGTAAAGCTAGACAGTAGTTGGGTCCAGTCCTTAGAGAAAACGAAACGGGGTGATGCGGCTTGGAGTCAGTGCAGCGCGGGGGGAGGTTTGCTGACAACAGCCCGCACACAGCTCGCTAGCGAGTGGTGTTTCCCAGAGCTGatgaaaactgcaaagaaagctCCGAAATGGAGAAGTCTCATTTCTGCATCCTGTGCGGGACCCGAGCATGATGGGACTGCGTTGAAGGTCACCCAGCTCTTCTCCCTTCGGCAGCTGGTGCAAAGAGCCCCAGCCTTGTGCAAGAACCTGCTCCCCCGTGCTTTCCTCGACGGCCgggctgcgtgctgctgctCGGATGACATTCCCAGCCTCCAGCATTGCCAAACCCCGTTTACGAgcctggcagggctgcactcgGGCAGGAAAACCCGCCGCGGGCTCCGTGCTGGAAATAGCTCGCGtggagccctgccagcagcgAGCCAATCGAAATAGTACAGATAAACGTTGTAGCAGACCGCCCGTGTGTATCGTGCCTACAAAACAACTGCTGTCAGAGCCCGCCACTTCGGGGGGAAGGACCTGCAGTGCCGCGTGCCAGAAGAATCTGGAAAGGGGTTGATGTGCTGAGCTCTGTCCTGGGTTCTTTGGCAATTTGTGCCCCTGTGAGAGGGGTCCTCattaacaaatctttttttttgtttgtttttgttcttttttttgctgttaggAGGAGTAAATCCAGCGCTGCTTGGGCTCGcggtgagcagggctgggccatggggctggggcagctcccCATTGTCAGCCAGTGCTGGGCCGAGCCCTGCCGCACCCTTcgggcttttatttttagcacGGCCCGGCCAGTTCTACCTGCAcgagctgctgccagctgtgctggtgcGGGACAGTGGCTGAGCTCTGGGCTTCGGGGGACCAGCGagcacagcccttccctccCGGCCTGGGGCTGGTGGGATCCTGGGGCTCCAACGGTGGACGCAGGGGAGGCCCAGTGACCCCAGCAGGGGCTACCCTAgccctgtcccagtgcctccagttccctccccgccccctcctctccctcgTCCACTCCAATCTCAGCGCCCCCAGTTTTGTTCCCGTGCCTCCAGTTCCATTCCAGGGCGGTCCCAGTGACTCCAGTTCAGTCCTGATGGCCACCAGTTCTCTCCCAGTACCATCCAAATCCCTTCTACTCCCATCCTAACGCCTCCCAGTTCCACACCAGTCTCAGTGCCCCTTTCCCAGTGCCCCCATCCCATTCTTGTGCCCACCGCCCCACAGCCGCCCCTTGGCCCCGCCCCTCTCTGCCACTACCGGGCCCGGAGGAGGCGGGGGACGCTCTGACTGACAGCTCTCCCGCGCCGCTCGCCCAATCCCCCCTGCGGGTGGGCGGGCCCGCGCGTCCCCACTTCTCTCCGATTGGCCGAGCGgattctccccctctcctcGCCCAATGGCGCGGCGGCGTCGAGGCGTGGCGGGCGGCGAGGGGCGTGGCCGCCGCCGTGGCCGCGGCATGGAGGAGCGGCCGCGCCGCCGCTGAGCCGCCGCCATGGCCAAGAGCCGCGGGGGCGGCGGGCCCGGCTCGCCCGGCAGCGCCCGGGGCCTGGCGGGCACCCGAGAGAGCCTGGCGGAGGCGGGCGGCGACGAGCTCAGCTCGCTGGGCTCCGACTCGGAGGTGAACGGCGGCCCCGAGGAGCGCCGCGTCGATAAGTTCGGCTTCATCGTGGGCAGCCGCAGCGCCGAGGGAGCGTGAGTGGGGCCGGACCGGGGCCCGCGGGGGGAAGGGGCCGCGCGAAGGGCGCCCGCGGggaaacccccccccccaaccccgaGCCGCTCCTCGGCTGCGCCcgtccctcctcctcctgccgccgccgcgccgccgaGGCCTCCCCGCCGCCTTCCGCCCGCCGGGGCCTGCGGCTCTGCCCGCCGTGCGCCGCCGAGGGGGGACCCCGGCGCGGCTCCCCGGCCCCGTGCGTCGGGGCGGAGCGGCACGGCACGGCTGGCACGGCCCGGGCGCGGCGCTGCGGGTGGCGGCCCCGTCGGGGTGACGAGCCCCGCGCTGGGGCGGGACGGGACAGGACGGAACGGAACGGAACGGAACGGCGCTTCCCTCCCGCGGCCGTCGCTTTTCGGGGCGCTCCCGGCGcgggccgcggggccggggtCAGCTGCGGGACACCGGGCGGTGCCCggccctcctccctcccccggGGCTCCGCGTGCTCCCATCGGGCGGCCGGGAAACGCGCGGCCTCCAACCGGGACGGGCCGCGGAGCTGTTCGGCCGTAAGAGCGCCCGCCCGGGGCGTCCCCGCGGTAGAGATGCCGGAAAGGAGCGAGCTGTCATCCGCCAGCTGTCCCCGTGGCACCCGACACAGCCATCCCTGCTTGCTGCCCGCTGCCGGCCGCCCATCGGCTGCTAACGGCTCCCAGCCGCTCTGGCACGGCTCCAGCGGGCGATGGGCCAGCCCAGCATCCAGCATCCagatcccagctccctcccGCTTCCCACGCCTCGCCGAGCCCCACACTCCCCACACTGGGGCCGCCAGTCCCCGCTCCAATGCTCCCTGTGCCGGGAGCTGATTGAATCCTGCTCAGAAACAATCCCGCTTGGCCCCGTCTGACCCTGGGTGGGAGCTCACAGGCACCACCGGGATGGGGCTGTGGCTCCGGGCAGACCCCATGGGGACAAGCCGACCCGGCTACTCTAGCACGGAGCCACCAGCTGGCATCCCCAGAGGGGTTGTCCATCGAAGCTAAGCGCTGCAGGAAAACGTTCTGCTCCTCCTTGGGAGCCTGGGGCCGGGTGGCCTCCAGGATGATGGGTCCGGGGCTGCGGTCATGCTGATGCCGTCCCTTTGCCCCGCAGACTGGAGGAGGTGCCCCTGGAAGTGCTGCGGCAGCGCGAGTCCAAGTGGCTGGACATGCTCAACAACTGGGACAAGTGGATGGCCAAAAAACACAAGAAGGTGAGTGCCCGCCCGCCCGCTGTCTCCAGGTGGCAGGGAGGGACGGCTGCGGGCAGCAGCATCCCAGTGAGACTTCAGTGCGGCCCGCACGTCAGCGGGGCCCCACGATGGCGTTGCCTTTGGGTGATGCTGTTGGCTCAGGTGGGCCGTTCCCCCTCCAgcccggctgctgctgctcgcgGCTGCTCCCTGCCGGGCTGCGGCTTCCCAGAGCTGGCTTGGCTGCCTGTGCGCAGCCATGGGAATTGTTAGGTCATGGAAACTTCTGCTCTGAGCATCTCgcagactgaaaacaaaacaaaacaaaaaaaaaaggctgcgGGTAGGAAATGGTGGAGGCTGATGTGCGGGATGCAGCCTGcgagctggggctgggcaggaggcTCAGCCCGTGCAGGACTGCTTTGGTGTTCCCCGACCTGCTGAGGGTGCGAATGAAGCAGGGATGGGATGCAGCCAGCCCCGGGTGCTGCTGCATCTCTGACAGAggtgggcagggctggagggtgCTGTGACTGTGGCATGCCGTGCTCCTACttggagctgcctgcagcactccCCGAGCACCGCTCGGTGCCTGGTGACCGACAGAGGAATCCCTCATCCGCTCCTTGGCTGCTTGCAAAGGATTGCTGAGAGCTTTCGGGGACGCTGCGGGCGGGCGCTTTGTTTCCGCCGgcgctgtgctctgctctccacGTGCTTTCCAGGCTCGGGTGAGTGCCCCGGCagccgtgctgctggcagaCAGCTCCCTCGTGCTCGGGCTGAGCTCCAGGAGGTCCCCACCGAGCTCCATGCATTCTGTCCTACAGCAGAGTCGGTGCCTGGAGCCTCCGAGGGCTGCTCCggagagctgctctgtgcccaggcCCCGCAGCCGGGCGGCTCGTTCGCACCTGCACTTCTCCACTATCCTGAAATGGAGCTGTCCTGGCTCGGATCCCACCAAGCTGAGCCGTGCCAGTGCTgcgtgctgctccctgccctttcCAGCCAGCCCGTGGGAGTGCAGACGCGTGGGCAGCTCCGGTGGCACTTTGCTTGCGGCCTCCCCCGGCCCATATGCATTCCTGGTCTCCCAAATGGCAAGCAGGGGGCGACGGCAGGACGAAGTTTGGAGCTGGGGGGGCCCGGAGGGCTTAGCCTGCCCCAGCTGCACGGCTCAGCTGAGCCTGAGCTCCCAGCAAGGCGGCTTCCTTCCTGGCTGCT
Above is a genomic segment from Numida meleagris isolate 19003 breed g44 Domestic line chromosome 14, NumMel1.0, whole genome shotgun sequence containing:
- the SF3A1 gene encoding splicing factor 3A subunit 1; translation: MPAGPVQAGPPAQPAPPAESKPPEEEPKEEAAPAKPVVGIIYPPPEVRNIVDKTASFVARNGPEFEARIRQNEINNPKFNFLNPNDPYHAYYRHKVSEFKEGKAQEPSAAIPKVMQQQQTAQQQLPQKVQAQVIQETVVPKEPPPEFEFIADPPSISAFDLDVVKLTAQFVARNGRQFLTQLMQKEQRNYQFDFLRPQHSLFNYFTKLVEQYTKILIPPKGLLIKLKKEAENPKEVLDQVYYRVEWAKFQERERKKEEEEKEKERVAYAQIDWHDFVVVETVDFQPNEQGNFPPPTTPEELGARILIQERYEKFGESEEVEMEVESDEEDEKQEKTDEPPTQLDQDTQVQDMDEGSDDEDESQKVPPPPETPMPPPLPPTPDQVIVRKDYDPKASKPLPPAPAPDEYLVSPITGEKIPASKMQEHMRIGLLDPRWLEQRDRSIREKQSDDEVYAPGLDIESSLKQLAERRTDIFGVEETAIGKKIGEEEIQKPEEKVTWDGHSGSMARTQQAAQANITLQEQIEAIHKAKGLVPEDDSKEKIGPSKPNEMPQPPPPSSASNPPPSAQPITSVPRPPTMPPPVRAAVVSAVPVMPRPPMTSVVRLPPGSVIATPMPPIIHTPRINVVPMPPSAPPIMSPRPPPMIVPTAFVPAPPVAPVPSPAPMPPVHPPPPMEDEPVSKKLKSEDSLIPEEEFLRRNKGPVTVKVQVPNMQDKTEWKLNGQVLVFTLPLSDQVSVIKVKIHEATGMPAGKQKLQYEGIFIKDSNSLAYYNMTSGSLIHLALKERGGRKK